From a single Fusobacterium ulcerans ATCC 49185 genomic region:
- a CDS encoding 6-phospho-alpha-glucosidase, translating into MKKNTVVIAGAGSTHTPGIIQSLIQKKDTLPLKKLILFDIDEERLNRVKAVMTQFIKDNYDKELEVIATLDYAEAFTGVDFVFAQIRQGGLEMRRHDEKIPLKYGVIGQETCGPGGSISYGIRSIPGVIKIIEEAKKYSPDCWILNYSNPAAVVAEATRRKFNNERILNICDMPVAILLSYSKMLGLSDWTELDPEYFGLNHFGWFTALYDQTGKDRLPELREKIISTGMEACSDRHHKDKDWQKTWKKYAEIVKDYPEYLPNSYLQYYLYSSDVVKKMDLTHTRADMVIEGREKELKEEYNKFLADPNNYKSPVQEFTVFGDFIVDAAASIAYNKGYRYLVIVENNGAIPNLPADAMVEVPAYLRSWGPEPVARKPISSFYKGLIENQLSSEKLAVDAYFENSYDKALQAIAVNKTVSSTSIAKAILDDLIEANGEYWPKLEKKSY; encoded by the coding sequence ATGAAAAAGAATACAGTTGTAATAGCAGGAGCTGGAAGTACTCATACTCCAGGAATAATTCAAAGTTTAATTCAAAAGAAAGATACACTTCCTTTGAAAAAATTAATTTTATTTGATATAGATGAAGAAAGATTAAATAGAGTAAAAGCTGTAATGACTCAATTCATAAAAGATAATTATGATAAAGAATTAGAAGTTATAGCTACATTAGATTATGCTGAGGCTTTTACAGGAGTAGATTTTGTTTTTGCTCAAATAAGACAAGGTGGACTTGAAATGAGAAGGCATGATGAAAAAATACCTTTAAAATATGGCGTTATAGGTCAGGAAACTTGTGGACCTGGAGGTTCAATTTCATATGGAATAAGATCAATTCCTGGAGTTATAAAAATAATAGAGGAGGCTAAAAAGTATTCACCAGATTGCTGGATACTTAATTATTCAAACCCAGCTGCTGTAGTAGCAGAAGCAACAAGAAGAAAATTTAATAATGAAAGAATATTAAATATATGTGATATGCCAGTAGCAATACTTCTTTCTTATAGTAAAATGTTGGGATTAAGTGATTGGACAGAATTGGACCCAGAATATTTTGGACTAAATCATTTTGGATGGTTTACAGCATTATATGATCAAACAGGAAAAGATAGATTGCCAGAATTGAGAGAAAAAATAATATCAACAGGAATGGAAGCTTGCAGTGATAGACATCATAAAGATAAAGATTGGCAAAAAACTTGGAAGAAATATGCTGAAATTGTAAAAGATTATCCAGAATATCTTCCTAACAGTTACTTACAGTATTATCTATATTCATCAGATGTAGTAAAAAAAATGGACTTGACTCATACTAGAGCAGATATGGTGATAGAAGGAAGAGAAAAAGAACTAAAAGAAGAATACAATAAATTTTTAGCAGACCCTAATAATTATAAAAGCCCTGTACAAGAATTTACTGTATTTGGAGACTTTATAGTAGATGCAGCAGCTTCAATAGCATATAATAAAGGATACAGATATTTAGTTATTGTAGAAAATAATGGAGCTATTCCTAATCTTCCAGCAGATGCAATGGTAGAAGTTCCAGCATATTTAAGAAGCTGGGGTCCTGAACCAGTAGCTAGAAAACCTATTTCATCATTTTATAAAGGGTTGATAGAAAATCAATTATCGTCAGAAAAGTTAGCTGTAGATGCTTATTTTGAAAATTCATATGATAAAGCTCTTCAAGCTATAGCAGTGAATAAGACAGTTTCATCAACCTCAATAGCGAAAGCTATCTTAGATGATTTAATAGAAGCAAATGGGGAATATTGGCCAAAATTAGAAAAGAAATCTTATTAG
- a CDS encoding MetQ/NlpA family ABC transporter substrate-binding protein: MKRSLKTLLTVAFVLVGTTIFAGELKVGATPVPHAELLNLVKDDLKAEGVDLKIIEFTDYVTPNLALAEGEIDANFFQHYPYLEKFVTERGLKLVSAAKIHVEPLGVFSKKYKEIGQLPDKATIAIPSDPSNGGRALILLHNNGIITLNDPTNLYVTEFDIVKNPKKLKFKPIEAAQLPRVLPDVDAAVINGNYALEAGFSPVEDSLLLEGKESPYANIIAVKAGDENKEDIVKLIKALQSKKVSDYILSNYKGGVVPTF, from the coding sequence ATGAAAAGATCATTAAAAACATTATTAACAGTAGCATTTGTATTGGTAGGAACAACAATATTCGCAGGGGAATTGAAAGTCGGAGCAACACCTGTCCCTCACGCAGAACTTTTAAATCTTGTAAAAGATGATTTGAAAGCAGAAGGAGTAGATCTTAAAATTATTGAATTTACAGATTATGTAACTCCTAACTTAGCACTGGCAGAGGGAGAAATAGATGCAAACTTCTTTCAGCATTATCCATATCTTGAAAAATTTGTAACAGAAAGAGGATTAAAACTTGTATCAGCAGCTAAGATTCATGTTGAACCTCTTGGAGTTTTCTCAAAAAAATATAAAGAAATAGGACAATTGCCTGATAAAGCAACAATAGCTATACCAAGTGACCCATCAAATGGAGGAAGAGCTCTTATTCTTTTACATAACAATGGAATAATAACTTTAAATGACCCAACAAATCTATATGTTACAGAGTTTGATATAGTTAAGAATCCTAAAAAATTAAAATTTAAACCAATTGAAGCAGCACAGCTTCCAAGAGTTCTGCCAGATGTAGATGCAGCAGTTATCAATGGAAACTATGCACTAGAAGCTGGATTCTCACCAGTAGAAGATTCTCTTCTATTAGAGGGGAAAGAATCTCCATATGCAAATATTATAGCTGTAAAAGCTGGAGATGAAAATAAGGAAGATATAGTAAAACTTATAAAAGCACTTCAAAGTAAAAAAGTAAGTGATTATATTTTAAGTAACTATAAAGGTGGAGTAGTACCTACATTCTAA
- a CDS encoding methionine ABC transporter ATP-binding protein → MIKIEKINKVYSNGFHAVKDVSLEVKKGDIFGIIGLSGAGKSSLIRLLNRLEEPTSGSIVIDGVDITKLSKDELLERRKKIGMIFQHFNLLASRTVGENVAFALEIAGWDKAKMKDRVRELLEVVELSDKIDSYPSQLSGGQKQRVAIARALANNPDILLSDEATSALDPKTTNSILELIKNIQHKFGLTVVMITHQMEVIRDICNRVAVMSDGEIVETGGVHHIFSNPQAEITKELISYLPSTEERGVEIMKTKGKYIVKLKFLGTIAEEPIISQALRKFDIDFSIIGGSIDHLSTMKVGHLFIELSGDMEQQQEAIEWFNESGVIVEVIYNGI, encoded by the coding sequence ATGATCAAAATAGAAAAAATCAACAAAGTATACTCTAACGGCTTTCATGCAGTAAAAGATGTTAGCCTTGAAGTAAAAAAAGGGGATATATTTGGGATAATAGGTCTAAGCGGAGCAGGTAAATCTTCCCTCATCAGACTTTTAAACAGATTAGAGGAACCTACGAGTGGAAGTATAGTAATAGATGGAGTAGATATAACAAAACTTTCTAAAGATGAACTCTTAGAAAGAAGAAAAAAAATAGGAATGATATTCCAGCATTTTAATCTTTTAGCATCAAGAACAGTTGGAGAAAATGTGGCATTTGCACTGGAGATAGCTGGATGGGATAAAGCGAAAATGAAAGACAGGGTAAGGGAGCTTTTGGAAGTAGTAGAACTTTCAGATAAAATAGATTCATACCCTAGTCAGTTGAGTGGAGGACAGAAACAAAGGGTGGCAATAGCAAGAGCCTTAGCTAATAACCCTGATATACTTTTATCAGATGAGGCTACATCAGCCCTTGACCCTAAAACTACAAATTCAATACTGGAACTTATAAAAAATATCCAACATAAATTTGGACTTACAGTAGTTATGATAACTCATCAGATGGAAGTTATCAGAGATATCTGTAATAGAGTAGCAGTAATGTCTGATGGAGAAATAGTCGAAACAGGGGGAGTACACCATATCTTTTCAAACCCTCAGGCAGAAATAACAAAAGAGCTTATCTCTTATCTTCCAAGCACAGAAGAAAGAGGAGTAGAGATAATGAAAACAAAAGGAAAATATATAGTAAAACTTAAATTCTTAGGAACTATAGCAGAAGAACCAATAATATCACAGGCACTGAGAAAGTTTGATATAGATTTCAGTATAATTGGAGGATCAATAGATCATCTTTCTACAATGAAAGTAGGACATCTGTTTATTGAATTGTCAGGAGATATGGAGCAGCAGCAGGAAGCAATAGAATGGTTCAATGAATCAGGAGTTATAGTAGAGGTGATTTATAATGGTATTTAG
- a CDS encoding methionine ABC transporter permease — translation MVFSMILDSTLETLYMVFFSTFFSLLMGFPIGILLVITKEGNILEKPKLNKVLEIIINTLRSFPFIILMICLFPLSRIIVGTTIGSTAAIVPLSISAAPFVARMIEGALNEVDRGLIEASSSMGASNSTIIWKVMIPETMPHIIHGITVTVISLIGFSAMAGTIGAGGLGDLAIRFGYQRFKTDIMIYSVIVIILLVQVLQSLGNYLVYRAKKNR, via the coding sequence ATGGTATTTAGTATGATTTTAGATTCGACATTGGAAACATTGTACATGGTATTTTTCTCAACATTCTTCTCATTGCTCATGGGATTTCCAATAGGAATACTTTTAGTAATTACTAAAGAGGGAAATATTTTAGAAAAACCTAAATTAAATAAAGTTCTTGAAATTATAATCAACACTTTGAGGTCATTTCCTTTTATCATTTTAATGATTTGTCTGTTTCCTCTTTCAAGGATAATAGTAGGAACAACAATAGGAAGTACAGCAGCAATAGTTCCACTATCAATATCAGCAGCACCATTTGTTGCAAGAATGATAGAGGGAGCATTGAACGAAGTTGATAGAGGACTTATTGAGGCAAGCTCAAGTATGGGAGCAAGTAATTCTACAATAATATGGAAAGTGATGATTCCTGAAACTATGCCTCATATCATACATGGAATAACAGTTACAGTAATAAGTTTGATAGGATTCTCAGCAATGGCAGGAACTATCGGTGCTGGAGGACTTGGAGATCTGGCTATAAGATTCGGATATCAGAGATTCAAGACAGATATAATGATATACTCAGTAATTGTTATAATTCTTCTGGTACAGGTATTACAGTCATTAGGAAACTATCTTGTATATAGAGCAAAAAAGAACAGATAA
- the yqeC gene encoding selenium cofactor biosynthesis protein YqeC: MPFKYFNIIKNDVITITGAGGKTSLLFFLAEKLSEYGKVLITTTTKIYCPSKEKYESLIVGDNVSSGKSKNITVVGSRIEDEKLHSLPYDEINNMRKNYDFVLIEGDGAKEKLLKEWNDYEPCIPEFSTKIIGVINIDILDLNISKENIHRFELLKEKFPKDINKKITSDFLQRYILSADYFKNSSGDSEKYLFFNGIDGENYLSKFQEAIKTAYKLSKNSFLPKIFMGSLKEKMVYPFKKLDAVVMASGFSKRMGKNKLSLSYKERTLLEATLEKISHIPFNEVIICGREEWVEDLADKYNFKYCYNSFADLGQSESIKLGAENSTGEGLAFFPGDQPLLAEDTILNLYYEFQKTNLITIPTVEEDRFSPVFFPEDKKAELLKLEGDTGGKAVIKKTPVINLVKFSSKEEFKDIDTIEDYMYILNNKK; this comes from the coding sequence ATGCCTTTTAAATATTTTAATATTATAAAAAATGATGTAATAACCATAACAGGAGCAGGTGGAAAAACTTCTCTTCTATTTTTTCTTGCAGAAAAACTTTCTGAATATGGAAAAGTCCTTATAACTACCACTACAAAAATTTACTGCCCCTCTAAAGAAAAATATGAATCGCTTATTGTAGGAGATAATGTATCCTCTGGAAAAAGTAAAAATATAACTGTGGTTGGGAGCAGAATAGAAGATGAAAAACTTCATTCTCTGCCTTATGACGAGATAAATAATATGAGAAAAAATTATGATTTTGTATTAATAGAGGGAGATGGAGCAAAGGAAAAATTATTAAAAGAATGGAATGATTATGAGCCTTGTATTCCTGAATTTTCAACAAAAATAATTGGAGTAATCAATATAGATATACTTGATTTAAATATTTCCAAAGAAAATATTCATAGATTTGAGCTTCTAAAAGAAAAATTTCCAAAGGATATAAATAAAAAAATAACTTCTGATTTTTTACAAAGATATATTTTATCAGCTGATTATTTTAAAAATTCCAGTGGAGATTCAGAAAAATATCTTTTTTTTAATGGAATTGATGGAGAAAATTATCTCTCTAAATTCCAAGAAGCTATAAAAACAGCATATAAATTATCTAAAAATAGTTTTCTGCCAAAAATTTTTATGGGAAGTCTTAAAGAAAAAATGGTTTATCCTTTTAAAAAATTAGATGCTGTTGTTATGGCTTCTGGTTTTTCTAAAAGAATGGGAAAAAATAAACTGTCTCTCTCATACAAAGAGAGAACTCTTTTAGAAGCAACTTTAGAGAAAATTTCTCATATCCCTTTTAATGAGGTTATTATCTGCGGAAGAGAGGAATGGGTTGAAGATCTTGCTGATAAATATAATTTTAAATATTGCTATAACTCTTTTGCTGATCTTGGGCAGAGTGAAAGTATAAAGCTTGGTGCAGAAAATTCTACTGGAGAGGGGCTAGCCTTTTTCCCTGGAGATCAGCCTCTGCTGGCTGAGGATACAATTTTAAATCTCTATTATGAATTTCAAAAAACTAATCTTATAACTATCCCAACAGTTGAAGAAGATAGATTTTCCCCTGTATTTTTTCCAGAAGATAAAAAAGCTGAACTATTGAAATTGGAAGGAGACACTGGAGGGAAAGCTGTTATTAAAAAAACTCCAGTCATCAATCTTGTTAAGTTTTCTTCAAAAGAAGAATTTAAAGATATAGATACTATTGAAGATTATATGTATATACTTAATAATAAAAAATAA
- a CDS encoding MetQ/NlpA family ABC transporter substrate-binding protein produces the protein MKKIFILFILLTTICFGKTLKIGTTSYPGAEIMELIKDDLKAEGIELQIVEMNDYVTPNIALAEGDIDLNSFQHLPYLEQFKKDRNLDLVSAGATYIAPLGLYSKKYKTIEELPDKATIAIPNDPTNSGRALLLFHRIGLIKLKDPTDLHATAFDIVENPKKLKFKQLEAAQLPRVIDDVDAAIINGGYALNAGFYPTRDSILLEDKDSPYINIIAVRAGDENREDIKTFVKHFQSDKVRNYINETFKGGFVPVF, from the coding sequence ATGAAAAAAATATTTATACTGTTTATACTGTTAACGACAATATGTTTTGGGAAAACTTTAAAGATAGGGACAACTTCTTATCCAGGAGCAGAGATTATGGAACTTATAAAAGATGATCTGAAAGCTGAGGGAATAGAACTTCAAATAGTTGAAATGAATGACTATGTAACTCCTAATATAGCTCTTGCAGAAGGAGATATTGATCTGAACTCTTTCCAGCATCTTCCATATTTAGAGCAATTTAAAAAAGATAGAAATCTTGATCTTGTTTCAGCAGGGGCAACATATATAGCTCCATTAGGACTTTACTCTAAAAAATACAAAACAATAGAGGAACTTCCTGATAAAGCTACAATAGCTATACCTAATGACCCTACAAACAGTGGAAGAGCACTTCTTCTTTTTCATAGAATAGGGCTGATAAAACTTAAAGACCCTACAGATCTTCATGCTACAGCATTTGATATTGTAGAAAATCCAAAGAAGCTAAAATTTAAACAATTAGAAGCAGCACAGCTTCCTAGAGTAATAGATGATGTAGATGCAGCTATTATCAATGGAGGATATGCTCTTAATGCAGGGTTCTATCCTACTAGAGACAGCATACTTCTTGAAGATAAAGATTCTCCATATATAAATATCATAGCTGTAAGGGCAGGAGATGAAAACAGAGAAGATATAAAAACTTTTGTAAAACATTTCCAAAGCGATAAAGTAAGAAACTATATTAATGAAACTTTTAAAGGTGGATTTGTACCAGTATTCTAA
- a CDS encoding Coenzyme F420 hydrogenase/dehydrogenase, beta subunit C-terminal domain, with protein sequence MEYIFEKKEDCCGCTACYNICPKEAIKMESDREGFLYPKIDQSLCIDCQLCKKVCPVINEKSLKNKIEGGFYLSKHKSEDTLKHSTSGGAFTAISDIFLKEGGIICGVDFDDKFCVVHEMTEIKEGRDRFRFSKYVQSRLGDIFPKIKEKLAEGRKVLFSGTPCQCAGLKAFIGNTPLRENLYICDLICHSVTSPFIWEELKKVLEKENGGTINEVHFRTKKLDWNRTNSNKSFHFSTTAMNEVQGDGRFYKMFFGLLSISRPSCSACRFTDTHRVSDITIADYFGIEEFAPEKYDKRGLSLVIVNNKKGEEILNKMKNDMEMEKRKSSESVKHQQRLSYPISYPETREEFWDSVIELGLEKAMKKYKIFK encoded by the coding sequence ATGGAGTACATATTTGAGAAAAAAGAAGATTGCTGTGGGTGCACTGCTTGTTATAATATCTGTCCTAAAGAAGCGATAAAAATGGAATCTGACAGAGAGGGATTTCTATATCCTAAAATTGATCAGTCACTGTGTATAGATTGTCAATTATGTAAAAAAGTCTGTCCTGTTATAAATGAAAAATCTCTAAAAAATAAAATAGAAGGAGGTTTTTATCTATCGAAGCACAAAAGTGAGGATACACTTAAACATTCCACCTCTGGAGGAGCATTTACAGCTATTTCAGACATTTTCTTAAAAGAGGGAGGAATAATATGTGGTGTTGACTTTGATGATAAATTCTGTGTAGTCCATGAAATGACAGAAATAAAAGAGGGAAGAGATAGATTTAGATTTTCCAAGTATGTACAGAGCAGATTAGGGGATATTTTTCCTAAAATAAAAGAGAAATTGGCAGAAGGAAGAAAAGTCTTATTTTCTGGAACTCCATGTCAATGTGCAGGACTTAAAGCTTTTATAGGAAATACACCATTAAGAGAAAATCTATATATTTGTGACCTTATTTGTCACAGTGTCACAAGTCCTTTTATTTGGGAGGAACTGAAAAAAGTACTGGAGAAAGAAAATGGGGGAACTATTAATGAAGTTCATTTCAGAACTAAAAAATTAGACTGGAACAGGACTAATAGCAACAAATCTTTTCATTTTTCTACAACTGCAATGAATGAAGTTCAAGGGGATGGGAGATTTTATAAAATGTTCTTTGGACTACTTTCAATAAGTCGTCCATCTTGTTCAGCATGTAGATTTACTGACACTCATAGAGTTTCTGATATAACAATTGCAGATTATTTTGGAATAGAGGAATTTGCTCCAGAGAAATATGATAAAAGAGGACTTTCATTAGTCATTGTCAACAATAAAAAAGGAGAAGAGATTCTTAATAAAATGAAAAATGATATGGAAATGGAGAAAAGGAAAAGTTCAGAATCTGTGAAACATCAGCAAAGATTGAGCTATCCAATATCTTATCCTGAAACTAGAGAAGAATTTTGGGATAGTGTTATTGAATTAGGGTTAGAAAAGGCAATGAAAAAATATAAGATATTTAAATAA
- a CDS encoding PTS transporter subunit EIIC — translation MDKNRVFSEFQKLGKVLMAPVLILPIAGILVGVGSGFTNPRITEIFPFLKHLGLLFNILKDAGNVVNNNIPVIFAICIAYGFVKSEKATAALSGFLGYMTMNTILGSFLIYTHKLNPASLLIGQKQVLGVLTLDTGVFGGILVGFLVAAIHNRFYKIQLPPILSIFNGTRSIPALTIIFSSLLGIVLAFIFPPVQGLLIKSSEIINSTGASGAFLYGLSERLLLPFGLHHFIYLPFFFTQLGGLIEIDGKMVEGAVNIYNAMLSSPTAVFDVNITRFVMNGKVLFAMFGLPGAALAIYKTALPKNKKKVAALMMAAVLPCVLMGITEPLEFSFLFISPILFCLHALLAGIAYVLTYILQINIPGPSSFGGPFLSFIFNGILNSNKGSHWYNLLFVGPVYFIIYYYMFKLYIERRNLKTPGREEEEYEDTEIVSTKTISNDILEKIIENVGGSSNILKVDACFTRLRLTLKDNSKIIDQKIFEKQLGASGAIIVDNGIQIIYGNKANLFKIELREFLKHE, via the coding sequence ATGGATAAAAACAGAGTATTTAGTGAGTTTCAAAAGTTGGGAAAAGTATTGATGGCTCCAGTTCTTATATTACCCATTGCAGGAATATTAGTTGGAGTTGGGAGTGGATTTACTAACCCAAGAATAACAGAGATATTTCCATTTTTAAAACATTTAGGATTATTGTTTAATATTTTAAAAGATGCAGGAAATGTTGTAAACAATAATATTCCAGTAATATTTGCAATCTGTATAGCATATGGATTTGTAAAGAGTGAGAAGGCAACAGCGGCATTAAGCGGTTTTTTAGGTTATATGACTATGAATACTATTTTAGGAAGTTTTTTAATATATACTCATAAGCTTAATCCTGCAAGTCTTTTGATAGGGCAGAAACAAGTATTAGGGGTATTAACTTTAGACACAGGAGTTTTTGGAGGTATATTAGTAGGCTTTTTAGTAGCAGCTATACATAATAGATTTTATAAGATACAGCTTCCACCAATTTTATCAATTTTTAATGGAACAAGATCTATACCAGCACTGACAATAATTTTTTCAAGTCTTCTAGGAATAGTATTAGCTTTTATTTTTCCACCTGTTCAGGGGTTATTAATAAAATCATCAGAGATTATTAATTCAACAGGGGCATCTGGTGCTTTTCTTTATGGACTTTCAGAGAGATTATTACTTCCATTTGGACTTCATCACTTTATTTATCTTCCTTTCTTTTTTACTCAGTTAGGTGGACTTATAGAAATTGATGGGAAAATGGTAGAAGGTGCAGTAAATATATATAATGCTATGTTAAGTTCACCAACAGCAGTTTTTGATGTGAATATAACAAGGTTTGTAATGAATGGAAAGGTTCTTTTTGCAATGTTTGGGCTGCCAGGAGCAGCATTAGCTATATATAAAACAGCATTGCCTAAAAATAAAAAGAAAGTAGCAGCTTTAATGATGGCAGCTGTTCTTCCTTGTGTATTAATGGGGATTACTGAACCACTAGAATTTTCATTTTTATTTATTTCACCAATATTATTTTGTTTACATGCACTTTTAGCAGGGATAGCTTATGTTCTTACATATATATTACAGATAAATATTCCTGGACCATCAAGTTTTGGAGGGCCATTTCTTTCTTTTATTTTTAATGGAATTTTAAACTCAAATAAAGGTTCTCACTGGTATAACTTACTCTTTGTAGGACCTGTATATTTTATAATTTACTATTATATGTTTAAATTGTATATTGAAAGAAGAAATCTTAAAACTCCTGGAAGAGAAGAAGAGGAATATGAAGATACAGAAATAGTATCGACTAAAACTATTTCTAATGATATACTTGAAAAGATAATAGAAAATGTTGGGGGAAGTTCTAATATTTTAAAAGTTGATGCCTGTTTTACAAGATTAAGACTTACATTAAAGGATAATTCTAAAATAATAGATCAAAAAATATTTGAAAAACAACTGGGGGCAAGTGGAGCTATAATTGTTGACAATGGAATTCAGATAATATATGGTAATAAGGCTAATTTATTTAAAATAGAACTTAGAGAATTTTTAAAACATGAATAA
- a CDS encoding MATE family efflux transporter yields the protein MKKMTEGNVTKNIFFFTIPIFLGNIFQQMYNTADAVIVGRFSGKEALAAVGTAGPIMNILIFFVVGFSLGSAILMAEFYGAEDIEKLKKEIATTIKAGAVFIFLLSVVALFSIKYILILMNTPIEIMEMAEGYLRIIIIGLIFSFLYNILSAEMRAVGDSKTPLGILVIAVVLNIGLDIYFIKNLGMGVKGAAYATVISQIVAVVISLLNIYFRMPVLRLTLKEFVIDLTLLKKTMSYSLSYAVQQTIIFTGAVFVQGAVNPLGIDSIAAFNSGSRIDGFILTPGDSMGAALTTFISQNRGAGKDERIFKGFKSALTMSLLYCVATAILIFIFSDSIMKIFIESSETEAIFLGKTYLKTIALFYILTALCNTLQGFFRGFGRMDVTLIATFIQIPIRVVLSYILTKYMGISGVAVGMGIGWIFMASYEGYLYMRYRNRRRELNGVHI from the coding sequence ATGAAAAAAATGACAGAGGGAAATGTAACAAAAAATATTTTTTTCTTCACAATTCCTATATTTCTGGGAAATATTTTTCAGCAGATGTACAATACTGCTGATGCAGTAATAGTAGGAAGATTTAGTGGAAAAGAAGCCTTAGCCGCAGTAGGAACAGCTGGCCCTATAATGAATATACTGATATTTTTTGTTGTTGGGTTTTCATTGGGATCTGCTATACTTATGGCTGAATTTTATGGTGCTGAAGATATAGAAAAATTAAAAAAAGAGATAGCTACAACAATAAAAGCAGGAGCAGTTTTTATTTTTTTACTTTCTGTTGTGGCATTATTCAGCATAAAATATATACTTATTTTAATGAATACTCCCATAGAGATAATGGAAATGGCAGAGGGATATTTGAGAATAATAATAATAGGGCTGATATTTTCCTTTCTCTACAATATATTGTCTGCTGAGATGAGGGCAGTTGGAGATTCAAAGACGCCATTGGGAATACTTGTAATAGCAGTTGTTTTAAATATTGGGTTAGATATATATTTTATAAAAAATTTAGGGATGGGAGTAAAGGGTGCAGCTTATGCAACTGTAATATCTCAAATAGTGGCTGTTGTTATTTCCCTTTTAAATATTTATTTCAGAATGCCTGTTCTTAGATTAACTTTGAAAGAGTTTGTGATAGATCTGACTTTATTGAAAAAAACTATGTCATATAGCTTGTCTTATGCAGTTCAACAGACTATAATTTTTACAGGAGCTGTATTTGTACAGGGAGCAGTAAATCCTTTGGGAATAGATTCAATAGCTGCTTTTAATTCTGGAAGCAGAATAGATGGGTTTATACTTACACCAGGAGACAGTATGGGAGCAGCTCTTACTACTTTTATTTCTCAAAATAGAGGAGCTGGAAAAGATGAAAGAATATTTAAAGGGTTTAAAAGTGCCTTAACAATGTCATTGCTCTATTGCGTTGCAACTGCAATACTTATATTTATTTTTTCAGATTCAATAATGAAAATATTTATTGAATCATCAGAAACAGAGGCTATATTTTTGGGAAAAACATATTTAAAAACAATAGCATTATTCTATATACTTACAGCTTTATGCAATACTCTGCAAGGTTTTTTCAGGGGATTCGGAAGAATGGATGTGACTCTTATAGCAACATTTATTCAAATTCCTATTAGAGTAGTCTTGTCATACATACTTACAAAATATATGGGAATATCAGGAGTAGCTGTTGGAATGGGAATAGGCTGGATATTTATGGCGTCATATGAAGGATATTTATATATGAGATACAGAAACAGAAGGAGGGAATTAAATGGAGTACATATTTGA